A region of Flavobacterium album DNA encodes the following proteins:
- a CDS encoding tetratricopeptide repeat protein: protein MATYNKRGYKPPKPEPEVKEEVIEQEEVFDGKSTTAEVFNSLDAGASKTEEWVQKNQKIIFGVIAVIVVAILGYIGYDKFIETPKEEEAASEMFQAEQYFSQAVDAQKSNDSLYNLALNGGEGKMGFLKIIDNYSGTDAANLSHYFAGMAYLNTGKYKEAVSHLEEFKTEDDVLKATALGATGDAFAQTGDNKSALEYYEKAIKASENELTSPRFLFKAGQLSLTMNKKAEALKYFTEIKEKYESSPEGISIDAHIAMAE, encoded by the coding sequence ATGGCAACATATAACAAAAGAGGCTACAAACCGCCGAAACCTGAACCGGAAGTAAAAGAAGAAGTTATCGAACAGGAAGAGGTTTTTGACGGCAAGAGTACAACGGCTGAAGTATTCAATTCATTAGATGCAGGCGCTTCGAAAACTGAAGAGTGGGTGCAGAAGAACCAGAAGATTATTTTTGGCGTTATAGCTGTTATTGTTGTTGCTATACTTGGCTACATTGGCTATGATAAATTCATTGAGACTCCCAAAGAAGAAGAGGCAGCAAGTGAAATGTTCCAGGCCGAGCAATATTTTTCACAGGCTGTTGATGCGCAAAAGTCAAACGACTCACTATACAACCTTGCGCTTAATGGCGGAGAAGGTAAAATGGGCTTCCTGAAAATTATAGACAATTATTCAGGTACCGATGCTGCTAACCTTTCGCATTACTTTGCGGGCATGGCTTACCTTAATACAGGAAAGTACAAAGAGGCTGTAAGCCACCTTGAAGAATTCAAGACGGAAGACGATGTATTAAAAGCAACTGCCCTTGGCGCAACCGGTGATGCCTTTGCCCAAACCGGTGATAATAAGTCGGCATTGGAGTATTATGAAAAAGCAATCAAGGCCAGCGAGAACGAACTTACTTCGCCACGATTCCTTTTCAAGGCAGGACAGCTTTCGCTTACAATGAATAAAAAAGCAGAAGCCCTGAAATATTTTACTGAGATCAAGGAGAAATACGAATCGTCTCCGGAAGGTATAAGCATTGACGCACATATAGCAATGGCTGAGTAA
- a CDS encoding RNA polymerase sigma factor: MEVTPASIQKNIEKAKKGDQVAFTFLLDHFWNEVYGFMLKRTQNETDTEDIVIETFVKAFDKIATYNPEYAFNTWLIAIAKNVHIDLLRKKKSSLFIEITDEEDQQAYRVADSTPTVEDQLITEQNLSSLLNCIKQLKPQYQEVIQLRYFQEMSYQEIADQLGEPLNNVKVKLLRAKKLLADIISKK, from the coding sequence TTGGAAGTAACCCCTGCATCCATACAAAAAAACATAGAAAAAGCGAAAAAAGGCGATCAGGTTGCCTTCACTTTTTTGCTGGATCATTTCTGGAATGAAGTGTATGGCTTTATGCTGAAACGCACCCAAAATGAGACCGACACAGAAGATATTGTTATAGAGACATTCGTTAAGGCATTCGATAAAATTGCCACCTACAACCCCGAATATGCATTTAACACCTGGCTGATCGCTATTGCAAAAAACGTGCACATCGACCTGCTTCGGAAAAAGAAATCATCTTTGTTTATAGAAATAACCGACGAAGAAGACCAGCAGGCCTACCGCGTTGCCGATAGCACCCCTACGGTAGAAGATCAGCTGATTACGGAACAAAACCTCTCCAGCCTTTTGAATTGCATCAAGCAACTGAAACCGCAATACCAGGAAGTGATACAGCTCCGGTATTTCCAGGAAATGAGCTATCAGGAAATTGCCGACCAGCTTGGCGAACCCCTCAACAACGTAAAGGTAAAACTGCTCCGCGCCAAAAAGCTGCTCGCTGATATTATTTCTAAAAAATAG
- the recF gene encoding DNA replication/repair protein RecF (All proteins in this family for which functions are known are DNA-binding proteins that assist the filamentation of RecA onto DNA for the initiation of recombination or recombinational repair.), whose protein sequence is MYLKNLSLLNYKNIDEANYEFDPKINCFTGRNGVGKTNVLDAVYHLAYGKSYFNPLALQNIKHGEEFFVIDGTFEKDGRKEQIVCSLKKGQKKALKRNGRIYDKFSEHVGFIPLVIISPSDIDLITEGSETRRKFIDSVISQLDAAYLQELINYQKVLAQRNALLKYFALNHTFDRDTLYIYNEQLDTMGHALFEKRKSFLEDFIPIFAKHHSTITDGAESVNLGYESQLHEKRLSALFEESLSRDRVLQYTSVGIHKDDLSFEIDGHPIKKFGSQGQQKSFLIALKLAQFEFMKKQGGVLPILLFDDIFDKLDETRVAKIVKMIDDKVFGQIFISDTHAERTETIIKATHQSFRIFNL, encoded by the coding sequence ATGTACTTAAAGAATTTATCCCTGCTCAATTACAAGAATATCGACGAGGCAAATTATGAGTTTGATCCCAAGATCAATTGCTTTACAGGAAGGAACGGCGTGGGCAAAACCAATGTGCTGGATGCCGTATACCACCTTGCCTACGGGAAAAGCTATTTCAATCCGCTGGCATTGCAGAACATAAAACACGGCGAGGAGTTTTTTGTGATAGACGGCACTTTTGAAAAAGACGGCAGGAAAGAGCAAATAGTATGCAGCCTTAAAAAAGGCCAGAAAAAGGCACTGAAGCGCAATGGCAGGATATATGACAAATTCTCCGAGCATGTGGGGTTTATCCCTTTGGTCATTATCTCCCCTTCCGATATCGACCTTATAACAGAAGGCAGCGAAACCCGCAGAAAATTTATAGACAGCGTGATATCCCAACTGGATGCAGCCTACCTGCAGGAACTCATCAATTACCAGAAAGTACTGGCGCAGCGAAATGCCCTTTTGAAGTATTTTGCGCTCAACCATACTTTTGACAGGGATACCTTATATATATATAATGAGCAGCTCGATACCATGGGGCATGCACTGTTTGAAAAAAGGAAGAGTTTCCTGGAAGATTTCATCCCCATTTTTGCGAAGCACCATAGCACTATAACCGATGGCGCCGAAAGTGTAAACCTTGGCTATGAAAGCCAGCTCCATGAAAAGAGGCTGTCGGCGCTTTTTGAGGAAAGCCTTAGCCGCGACCGGGTACTGCAATATACCAGCGTGGGAATACATAAAGATGACCTTTCTTTTGAAATTGACGGCCATCCGATAAAAAAATTCGGTTCGCAGGGGCAGCAAAAGTCATTTTTGATAGCCCTTAAACTTGCCCAGTTTGAATTTATGAAAAAACAGGGCGGTGTACTGCCTATATTATTGTTTGATGATATTTTCGACAAGCTGGACGAAACCCGGGTAGCCAAGATTGTAAAGATGATAGATGACAAGGTATTCGGGCAGATATTTATATCAGATACACATGCTGAACGGACAGAAACCATTATAAAAGCAACACACCAGAGCTTCAGGATTTTTAATTTATGA
- a CDS encoding energy transducer TonB — translation MSKVSVFNEGWIDLVFEGRNQSYGAYQLRKEDSRTTILALITGIALMGTLVAIPVVINYFKSDETVIIPADPTCPPMIIELDNTRQFVEPEKPKPVETKPVAPAPATNIATTAHNTLVATSQPVTTPIPTTATLLYTNPGSITTAGNSTGTPLGVPEGTGPATSTGTGTAPGTGTGIETSLTVDAMPIFPGGMDAFYEQVSRRFRTPETDSAKTLKVYVSFVVELDGSMSNIKVGRDPGYGMANEAIRVLKSIKTKWEPGKKKGQPVRTAYNLPITININ, via the coding sequence ATGTCAAAAGTAAGCGTTTTCAACGAAGGATGGATCGACCTCGTATTTGAGGGACGAAACCAAAGCTATGGCGCGTACCAGCTACGCAAAGAAGACTCAAGGACTACTATTTTAGCCCTGATCACAGGAATTGCCCTTATGGGTACTTTGGTTGCCATTCCTGTTGTTATAAATTATTTTAAGTCCGATGAAACTGTAATAATCCCTGCTGATCCTACCTGTCCTCCAATGATCATTGAACTGGACAATACCCGTCAATTCGTTGAGCCTGAAAAGCCAAAGCCTGTTGAAACAAAACCGGTCGCACCAGCCCCTGCTACCAACATTGCTACGACTGCACACAATACTTTGGTTGCTACCAGCCAGCCTGTAACTACGCCAATACCAACAACAGCCACATTATTGTACACCAATCCGGGTAGTATTACAACAGCGGGAAATTCAACAGGAACACCATTAGGAGTACCGGAAGGAACAGGCCCTGCCACCAGCACCGGAACAGGAACTGCCCCCGGCACTGGCACTGGCATCGAAACTTCGCTGACCGTTGATGCAATGCCGATATTCCCCGGAGGCATGGATGCATTCTATGAGCAGGTGAGCCGCAGGTTCAGGACACCTGAAACAGACAGCGCTAAAACCCTGAAAGTATATGTATCCTTTGTGGTGGAGCTTGACGGCAGCATGTCGAACATCAAAGTAGGCCGCGACCCGGGCTATGGCATGGCCAATGAAGCTATAAGGGTATTGAAGTCTATTAAAACTAAATGGGAACCGGGCAAGAAAAAAGGGCAGCCGGTAAGGACGGCCTACAATCTCCCGATAACAATAAATATAAATTAA
- a CDS encoding glycosyltransferase gives MLNIIFCVFAGVAVLQLVYYLAILGKFAFATAHSANPKRIPVSVIVCAKNEAEKVRKFVPLLAEQDYPDFEIVLIDDASSDETLDLFEEFEQRYSNIRLVKVANNEAFWGNKKYALTLGIKAARKEYLLFTDADCYPASKNWIAQMSSQFTLNKTIVLGYGAYEKVKGSFLNKIIRFDAMLTASQYFSWAKAGRPYAGEGRNMAYKKDEFFKVNGYVEHMSIRTGEDSLFINQSATKKNTTICFTPESFTYSEPKHSFGAWRLQKRREVFTMAYFRPFDKFHIRFFHCTQFAFVVLAIVLAALQFNWMFLVPVVAVRYLVTWLVMGYSASKLQEKDVAWWYPVIEIILIFTQINVFLTNIFSKPVHWK, from the coding sequence ATGCTCAACATTATTTTCTGTGTCTTTGCCGGAGTTGCAGTGCTGCAGCTTGTATATTACCTGGCAATACTGGGGAAATTTGCTTTTGCAACTGCCCATTCAGCAAACCCGAAACGCATCCCGGTATCGGTTATCGTGTGTGCCAAAAATGAGGCTGAAAAGGTCAGGAAATTCGTCCCCCTCCTTGCCGAACAGGATTATCCCGATTTTGAGATCGTGCTCATTGACGATGCTTCAAGCGATGAGACACTGGACCTTTTTGAGGAATTTGAACAACGATATTCCAATATAAGGTTGGTGAAAGTTGCCAATAATGAAGCCTTTTGGGGTAATAAAAAATATGCGCTTACCCTGGGCATCAAGGCGGCCAGGAAAGAATACCTCCTTTTTACCGATGCCGATTGCTATCCTGCATCAAAAAACTGGATAGCACAAATGAGCTCGCAGTTTACGCTTAACAAAACCATCGTTCTTGGCTATGGCGCTTACGAAAAAGTAAAAGGCTCTTTCCTGAACAAGATCATACGTTTTGATGCCATGCTTACAGCCTCCCAGTACTTCTCGTGGGCAAAGGCAGGCAGGCCGTATGCGGGTGAAGGACGCAATATGGCGTACAAGAAAGACGAATTTTTCAAGGTAAACGGGTATGTGGAGCACATGAGCATACGCACTGGTGAAGATTCGCTTTTCATCAACCAGTCGGCAACAAAAAAGAATACTACGATATGCTTTACACCAGAAAGCTTCACCTATAGCGAACCGAAACATTCCTTTGGGGCATGGCGCCTGCAAAAGCGAAGGGAGGTCTTTACAATGGCCTATTTCCGTCCGTTCGATAAATTCCACATACGGTTTTTCCATTGCACACAGTTTGCATTCGTAGTTTTAGCTATAGTACTGGCGGCCCTGCAGTTCAACTGGATGTTCCTGGTACCGGTAGTAGCAGTACGCTATCTCGTTACATGGCTTGTAATGGGTTACAGCGCATCGAAATTGCAGGAAAAAGATGTAGCCTGGTGGTACCCTGTTATCGAAATTATCCTTATCTTCACACAGATAAATGTCTTTCTAACGAATATTTTTTCAAAACCTGTGCATTGGAAGTAA
- the gap gene encoding type I glyceraldehyde-3-phosphate dehydrogenase, translating into MTKKTKIAINGFGRIGRNLFRLLLDHPTIEVAAINDIADTRTMAHLIKYDSIHGILPYEVSHDDNSLIINGKSYPYFSKKNVGDLDWKALDITIVVESTGKFKTLEEAEQHINAGAKRVILSAPPEDDRIKTVVLGVNEHILDGTENVVSNASCTTNNAAPMMKVIHDLCGIEQAYIITVHSYTTDQSLHDQPHKDLRRARAASQSIVPTTTGAAKALTKIFPEFLGKIGGGGIRVPVPDGSLTDITCYVKREVSIEEINAAFKAAAEGELKGILAYTEDPIVSVDIIGNRNSCLFDSQLTSVIDKMVKVVGWYDNEVGYSSRIIDLIEFLER; encoded by the coding sequence ATGACCAAAAAAACAAAAATCGCCATTAATGGTTTCGGGCGTATAGGCCGCAACCTTTTCAGGCTTTTATTAGACCACCCAACCATTGAGGTGGCCGCAATAAATGATATTGCCGACACGCGGACCATGGCGCACCTGATAAAGTATGACAGCATACACGGCATACTTCCCTACGAGGTTTCGCATGACGACAATTCACTTATCATAAACGGAAAATCCTACCCTTACTTTAGTAAAAAAAATGTCGGCGATCTTGACTGGAAGGCTCTTGATATTACTATTGTGGTAGAATCTACCGGGAAATTCAAGACACTTGAAGAAGCAGAGCAGCATATTAACGCAGGTGCCAAAAGGGTGATCCTCTCCGCCCCGCCGGAAGACGACCGCATCAAGACCGTAGTTTTAGGCGTGAACGAACATATACTGGATGGAACCGAGAATGTGGTCTCTAATGCCAGCTGTACTACCAACAATGCCGCCCCGATGATGAAGGTCATCCATGACCTTTGCGGTATTGAACAGGCTTACATTATTACAGTCCACTCCTACACTACCGACCAAAGCCTTCACGACCAACCACACAAAGACCTCCGCAGGGCAAGGGCGGCTTCGCAATCTATAGTACCGACTACTACTGGTGCAGCGAAGGCATTGACCAAGATATTCCCTGAATTTTTAGGCAAAATAGGCGGCGGTGGCATACGTGTACCTGTACCTGATGGCTCGCTGACCGATATTACCTGCTATGTAAAGCGTGAAGTGAGCATAGAGGAGATCAATGCTGCGTTTAAGGCTGCTGCCGAAGGTGAACTGAAGGGCATCCTGGCCTATACCGAAGACCCAATCGTATCGGTTGACATTATCGGGAACCGCAATTCCTGCCTTTTTGATTCACAGCTAACATCAGTTATTGATAAAATGGTGAAGGTGGTAGGCTGGTACGATAATGAGGTAGGGTATTCTTCGAGGATAATTGATCTGATTGAGTTTTTGGAACGTTAA
- a CDS encoding DUF2461 domain-containing protein — protein sequence MIAKESLQFLEDLKNNNHRDWFQANQKRYDAYKKEYKQLAEAFIAEMSKGDSTLSHLEAKNCMFRINRDIRFSKDKSPYKTNMGIWMSAGNKSFNLAGYYIHIEKGASFIAAGLHQPEALELKKIRREIDGFYEDLEAIVNDPEFKKVYGGLDRENILKTTPKDYEKDNPAIEFLKLKSFTATAKLSDKDIEDKDFVKKTAKKLLVLQPFVEFINRALTTE from the coding sequence ATGATAGCAAAAGAATCCCTTCAATTCCTTGAGGATCTGAAAAACAACAACCACCGCGACTGGTTCCAGGCCAACCAAAAGAGGTATGATGCTTATAAAAAAGAATATAAGCAGCTTGCCGAAGCCTTTATTGCCGAAATGAGCAAGGGCGACAGCACCCTGAGCCACCTCGAAGCGAAAAATTGTATGTTCCGAATCAACAGGGATATCCGATTTTCTAAGGATAAATCGCCCTACAAAACCAATATGGGTATCTGGATGAGCGCCGGCAATAAGAGCTTTAACCTCGCGGGGTATTATATCCATATCGAGAAAGGCGCATCTTTCATAGCAGCCGGGCTGCACCAGCCTGAAGCATTGGAACTGAAAAAGATACGCCGGGAGATCGACGGCTTTTATGAGGACCTTGAGGCTATTGTGAACGACCCCGAATTCAAAAAGGTGTATGGCGGCCTCGACCGGGAAAACATACTGAAAACCACGCCAAAGGACTACGAAAAAGATAATCCGGCCATAGAGTTCCTGAAACTGAAAAGCTTTACAGCTACCGCAAAACTGAGCGATAAGGATATTGAAGATAAGGACTTTGTAAAAAAGACCGCTAAGAAACTGCTGGTACTACAGCCGTTCGTTGAGTTTATAAATCGTGCGCTTACCACAGAATAA
- the ribH gene encoding 6,7-dimethyl-8-ribityllumazine synthase: MATVNKNLSQYDKNTVPNAKDFRFGIVVSEWNENITSGLYKGAVEALLENGAVTDNIITWDVPGSFELIYGSKKMIATQNVDAVIAIGSVIQGETKHFDFVCEAVAQGIKDLNVLTDVPVVFCVLTDNTLQQAIDRSGGIHGNKGTEAAIVAIRMAQLRKLAL; the protein is encoded by the coding sequence ATGGCTACAGTAAATAAGAATTTATCACAATACGATAAAAACACAGTCCCAAACGCGAAAGATTTTCGGTTTGGGATTGTTGTTTCAGAATGGAATGAGAACATAACATCCGGCCTTTACAAAGGAGCTGTTGAAGCGCTTTTGGAAAATGGTGCGGTAACAGATAATATTATTACCTGGGATGTGCCGGGAAGTTTCGAACTGATATATGGCTCTAAAAAAATGATTGCTACCCAAAACGTAGATGCCGTTATTGCAATAGGCAGTGTGATACAGGGAGAGACTAAGCATTTTGACTTTGTATGCGAGGCGGTGGCGCAGGGTATTAAAGACCTCAATGTGCTCACCGATGTACCGGTGGTGTTTTGTGTCTTAACGGATAATACTTTACAGCAGGCCATAGACCGTAGTGGCGGCATCCATGGCAATAAAGGGACCGAAGCTGCAATCGTGGCTATACGCATGGCTCAGTTAAGAAAACTTGCTTTGTAA
- a CDS encoding LytTR family transcriptional regulator, with product MKKLLILLLLAGPALFAQKLDAWLTREAEEDPQGYLLKAAKKVPATPAEAAGNFFVLGKCYHNLNREDLALKYYLLSRAEFEKLHLQEPVKDLALEIHRVISSQENYEKYGTTFLDEYYAYARKTGSKERLAYALNEYGKNAYGLFDFEGRDNMAVLDSAKAIFVKGLQYANQTDNIAAKFKLYANLGALESTRGNFSAARKYLDEARILVLESGDKYELFVNYYNYGNSYFLEGNYPEALTWFLKAEAIPIPKFRAKATRVLYKKMMESYDAVNNQPNRRKYQEMYLGLDRKIKDEEQNIAIHDINVKYQVAQKDRQISSLEQFKDKFYQNRLIFGILLLLVFLLALYSFVRWKKLDHRKKKLEAEKQEIQAEKEEIEEIHSKTVEELEKVKNIVTEGFILLKDKTKLYLNDLMYIKAEDHYLHAFSTDGTSHFVRGKLTQILSELPPNFVKCHRSYIVNSNYIQSVQQGSLILKNKAEIPTSRTFKL from the coding sequence ATGAAAAAACTCCTGATTTTACTGCTGCTCGCAGGCCCTGCCCTCTTTGCCCAAAAGCTTGATGCATGGCTCACCCGCGAGGCAGAAGAAGACCCGCAGGGGTATTTGCTGAAGGCCGCAAAAAAAGTCCCGGCGACACCTGCAGAGGCAGCCGGGAATTTTTTTGTGCTGGGCAAATGCTACCACAACCTGAACCGTGAAGACCTGGCGCTGAAATATTACCTGCTTTCCAGGGCTGAATTTGAAAAACTGCACCTTCAGGAACCGGTAAAGGACCTCGCGCTTGAGATCCACAGGGTCATTTCATCGCAGGAAAATTATGAGAAATACGGCACTACTTTCCTCGATGAATATTACGCTTACGCGCGAAAAACAGGATCGAAAGAGCGGCTTGCCTACGCCCTGAACGAATACGGGAAAAATGCATACGGGTTATTCGACTTTGAAGGCAGGGACAATATGGCTGTGCTGGACAGCGCAAAGGCCATCTTTGTGAAAGGCCTGCAATACGCCAACCAAACCGACAACATTGCCGCAAAGTTTAAGCTATACGCCAATCTTGGGGCGCTGGAAAGTACCCGCGGAAATTTTTCGGCGGCACGTAAATACCTTGATGAGGCACGGATATTGGTGCTTGAATCCGGTGATAAATATGAGCTGTTTGTCAACTACTACAATTATGGGAATAGCTATTTCCTTGAGGGGAATTACCCCGAAGCGCTTACCTGGTTCCTAAAAGCAGAGGCTATCCCGATACCAAAATTCAGGGCAAAAGCAACAAGGGTGCTCTATAAAAAAATGATGGAGTCGTATGACGCTGTGAACAACCAGCCCAACCGCAGGAAATACCAGGAAATGTACCTGGGGCTCGACCGGAAAATTAAGGATGAAGAACAGAATATAGCGATACACGACATCAATGTAAAATACCAGGTCGCGCAAAAGGACAGGCAGATATCATCCCTTGAGCAGTTTAAGGATAAGTTCTATCAAAACAGGCTCATATTCGGGATTTTATTGTTACTGGTGTTCTTATTGGCGCTGTATTCTTTCGTGCGATGGAAAAAGCTGGACCACCGCAAGAAAAAGCTGGAGGCTGAAAAGCAGGAGATACAGGCCGAAAAAGAGGAGATAGAAGAAATACACAGCAAAACGGTAGAAGAGCTTGAAAAGGTAAAGAATATTGTTACCGAAGGGTTTATACTCCTGAAAGACAAGACGAAGCTGTACCTGAACGACCTTATGTACATTAAAGCCGAGGATCACTACCTGCACGCCTTCAGTACCGATGGCACAAGCCATTTTGTAAGGGGGAAATTAACGCAGATACTTTCGGAGCTTCCGCCGAATTTTGTTAAGTGCCATCGTTCATACATTGTCAATTCCAATTATATCCAGTCGGTGCAGCAGGGATCGCTGATATTAAAGAACAAGGCGGAGATACCTACCTCACGGACATTCAAGCTATAA
- the murB gene encoding UDP-N-acetylmuramate dehydrogenase, translating into MEILSHYPLKNHNTFGISAFAKEFVQVHTEEELAEVLKENSGKKLFILGGGSNMLLTQDIDALVIHIDIKGKQVTWQDDDKAHVQAMAGENWHEFVLYCIDNGFGGLENLSLIPGNVGTTPIQNIGAYGTEIKDTFVSCRAMDIATQQIRTFTQKECEFGYRESIFKGALKDKYIITSVTFRLTKTNHKINTSYGDIAAELTKNGVTIPTIKDVSNAVTAIRQSKLPDPKELGNSGSFFKNPIITAEEFEKVYILHPQMPHYTVSDTEVKVPAGWLIEQSGFKGKRFGDAGIHARQALVLVNYGNATGKELLDLSKKIQETVYDNFGIRIEAEVNII; encoded by the coding sequence ATGGAGATCCTTTCCCACTACCCTCTTAAAAACCACAACACTTTCGGAATTAGCGCTTTTGCAAAAGAGTTCGTTCAGGTGCATACTGAAGAAGAACTCGCAGAAGTTTTAAAGGAAAATAGCGGCAAAAAGCTGTTCATCCTTGGTGGGGGCAGTAATATGCTGCTTACACAGGATATTGATGCGTTGGTAATCCATATCGACATCAAAGGCAAACAGGTAACCTGGCAGGATGATGACAAAGCCCATGTACAGGCTATGGCGGGTGAGAACTGGCATGAATTTGTACTGTATTGCATTGACAATGGCTTTGGCGGACTTGAAAACCTTTCGCTGATACCCGGCAATGTAGGCACTACCCCAATCCAGAATATAGGCGCATATGGTACAGAGATAAAAGACACCTTCGTATCGTGCCGTGCCATGGATATTGCTACACAGCAGATAAGGACATTCACACAAAAAGAATGCGAATTTGGCTATCGTGAAAGCATATTTAAAGGTGCTCTGAAAGATAAATATATTATAACTTCGGTAACGTTCAGGCTTACGAAAACGAATCACAAGATCAATACTTCGTATGGCGATATTGCTGCCGAACTGACTAAAAACGGCGTAACTATTCCCACGATAAAAGATGTGAGCAATGCCGTGACTGCTATACGCCAAAGCAAGCTGCCGGATCCAAAAGAACTTGGCAATAGTGGCAGTTTCTTTAAAAACCCTATTATCACCGCCGAAGAATTTGAAAAAGTGTACATCCTGCATCCGCAAATGCCGCATTATACCGTATCGGATACCGAAGTAAAAGTACCGGCTGGCTGGCTGATCGAGCAAAGCGGCTTCAAGGGTAAGCGTTTTGGCGATGCAGGCATACACGCAAGGCAGGCACTGGTATTGGTAAACTATGGTAACGCGACCGGAAAGGAACTCCTTGACCTCTCCAAAAAGATTCAGGAAACGGTATATGATAACTTTGGCATCCGCATTGAAGCCGAGGTAAACATTATCTAA
- the lipA gene encoding lipoyl synthase: METVLDTLRPTASGGLLTPKPKWLRVKLPTGQKYTELRGLVDKYKLHTICTSGSCPNMGECWGEGTATFMILGNICTRSCGFCGVKTGRPETVDWDEPEKVARSIKLMNIKHAVITSVDRDDLKDGGSIIWGETVKAIRRMNPTTTLETLIPDFQGIERNIDRIIQVAPEVVSHNMETVKRLTREVRIQAKYERSLEVLRYLKDNGINRTKTGIMLGLGEREDEVIQTMHDLREVNLDVLTIGQYLQPSKRHLPVKEFITPEQFEKYEKIGLELGFRHVESGALVRSSYKAQKHIL; this comes from the coding sequence ATGGAAACTGTTTTAGATACACTACGGCCAACAGCTTCGGGCGGGCTGCTTACACCAAAGCCGAAATGGCTACGAGTAAAGCTGCCAACCGGCCAAAAATATACCGAACTCCGCGGCCTTGTAGACAAATACAAGCTGCACACGATATGCACTTCGGGCAGCTGCCCAAATATGGGCGAATGCTGGGGCGAAGGCACTGCAACGTTCATGATTCTTGGCAACATCTGTACCCGTTCCTGCGGCTTTTGCGGCGTAAAGACCGGAAGGCCGGAAACGGTAGACTGGGATGAGCCGGAGAAAGTGGCACGTTCCATTAAGCTGATGAACATTAAGCATGCCGTGATAACCAGTGTGGACCGTGACGACCTTAAAGACGGCGGATCTATCATCTGGGGAGAAACAGTGAAGGCCATCCGGAGGATGAACCCAACAACAACCCTTGAAACCCTTATACCGGATTTCCAAGGGATAGAACGCAATATTGACCGCATCATACAGGTAGCCCCGGAAGTGGTTTCGCACAACATGGAAACTGTGAAGAGGCTTACCCGCGAGGTGCGTATCCAGGCTAAATACGAGCGCAGCCTTGAAGTGCTTCGTTACCTGAAAGATAATGGCATCAACCGCACAAAAACGGGTATTATGCTTGGCCTTGGCGAAAGGGAAGATGAAGTGATCCAAACCATGCACGACCTGCGCGAGGTCAATCTTGATGTACTGACCATAGGCCAGTATTTACAGCCAAGCAAAAGGCACCTGCCGGTAAAAGAGTTCATCACCCCGGAACAGTTCGAAAAATATGAGAAAATCGGCCTGGAACTTGGTTTCCGCCATGTGGAAAGCGGGGCATTGGTACGTTCATCGTATAAAGCACAGAAGCATATACTTTAA